In the genome of Rhodothermales bacterium, the window GTGAGGATGCGGACTCGCTCTTCGTGTTCGCGCTTGAACGTCCTAAGGAGATCCTCATCGTACTTCTCGACGAGGTCGAGGTCGTCGATGAGATCGCCGTGCTTCTTGCAGGTCAGCATGAGGTTGTCGATGTCCGTCGCGAGCTGACCGGAACGGGTAAGATGGCCGCGAGGCCCGTTCGGGCTGTAGGCTACGATGTGAGCGATGGTCCCCAGGTTTGAACGATCCTGCGTCAGGTCGTCGTGGAACACACGCACGTTGCACCCGCGAAACTCACACCGCCCCGACGATCGGGCCCAAAGCTCGAGCTTCGTGCTCAGCTTGATATGAGGCCGACGCTGGCCCTTCTTCCATGACGTATTAGACATCACGCAAAGTTCAGGTGAAGTGGGGTAAGGCATACACTCGTCGATGGCGGGCACCTTCCCAAGCCCGCAGTCGATCTGTGCCAGCGATGAGGAAGAACAACGCCTCTTCGTAGCGGTCGACGGTCAGCTTCCGCCGCCAATCGAGCCGATCTATGAACGAGGGCGACGGGTCGGGCTCGGGGTGCGTGTGCCACTCTCCGAGCCACGCAGAGGTCCCGCCGCTCTCGGACCAGGCGGATTTGATAGCAAGCTGGTGGCCTCTGCGGTGCCGGAAGAACCGCGCACGGGATCGGCGGTCGCCGGCCATCGGTTCGGTCACGGCGTCCACGACGACGTCGGCCGTGCCGGCGATGTAGCGGCCGAGCAAGACGCCCCCCGCCTCCGCCGCGTCGAGGCCGAGCTGGAGGTGACGGCGAATCGCGTACAGCGCCGACGGGCCGAGTTGCACACGTCCGCCTCCCGAGCGCGCGAACACGAGCTTGGTCGCGGTGACCGGCGCGCTCTCCGTCGTGGTCATGGCTCCACCCCGCAGATGGGGCAACGCGAGGACACGTAGGCGCACCGCTGTTCCTCTAACCCTGCGGCGCTCCGGCGGTGACGGGCGGTGACGGAGAACCCGGCCTCCTCGAAAGCCGATGGATCACCCTGCCAGGAGAGCAGCGGGCTCTCGCCTTCCACCCCGGTAAGTGCCCGGACCCCGAGCCTCACCGCTAGGAGTGCCGTCTGGAGGGCGTCTGCCGAGCCGTAAGGCGTGAACAAGCTGCCGCATCCCGAGAGCGCTTTGCCGTACGACCGCCCCGGCGGTGGCGGACCGGCGAAGGCAGCTCGGTTCGAGAGCGGAGCAGCCGAGGGCGCAGGCGGCGTGTACAGGCACTCGAAGCACCCGCGCTCGCCGGGACGCACGAGCAGGGCGTGTCCCCCGATCCCGTAGGGCTCCACCCACGTAAAGACCGTCGGCGGGCCGTGCTTTTCTGACCACAGCCGCTCGTTGAGGTCGAGCTCGACCGTGGGGCTCCCGAGCGCGACGACGACGAGGTCGTAATCAGCGAGCACGACCCGCCCGGACGCGACCGCATCTAGGACGTTTTCTCCGACGGCATCGACGGTGGTGTACGGGAGCTCGCGCTCGATGTGGACGTTCAATCCTATGACTTTCTTGTACCCA includes:
- a CDS encoding Mov34/MPN/PAD-1 family protein, which produces MTTTESAPVTATKLVFARSGGGRVQLGPSALYAIRRHLQLGLDAAEAGGVLLGRYIAGTADVVVDAVTEPMAGDRRSRARFFRHRRGHQLAIKSAWSESGGTSAWLGEWHTHPEPDPSPSFIDRLDWRRKLTVDRYEEALFFLIAGTDRLRAWEGARHRRVYALPHFT